The region ATTCAAATCTAGGTAATATATTAAAAGTTCTTGATAAATTACAAGAAGCAGAAGAATCCACTCGTAAAGCAATTGAACTTAATCCTAATTTTGCAGAGGCTCATTCAAATCTTGGTAGTATATTAAAAGTTCTTGGCAAACTACAGGAAGCAGAAATATCTACTCGCAAAGCAATTGAAATTAAGCCTGATTTAGCAGAAGCTCACTACAATCTTGGAAATATATTAAATACTCTAGGTAAATCAGAAGAAGGAGAGAAAAGTATAGTGCAATGCTTAAAAGTGAATGAAAATCATTTACAAGGAAGGCTCACACTGAGCGCTATGAGGCTACACCAAGGTGACAATTCATTATTGAAGCACTTAATACAATCAACTCAAGCAAATAATCCTTTTCTAAATTCTTTAAAATGGGTATCAGATTTATCCAAAATACCAGAAGTTTTTTTTGATAGATATTCTTTTTATGACGCAATAATTACTCAAAGTATAAAAAATCGACCTTTTTATGAGTTTGGTGTGTATACAGGTTCTTCATTTGAGTATTTAATTAAAACATTTAAAAAAGGCTATGGGTTTGATACATTTGAAGGCTTGCCTGAAAATTGGAATCATTTTAAAAAAGGAGCATTTTCAACACAAGGAACAATTCCAAAAATTAATGGAGGAACATTTATAGCAGGAATGTTTGAAGAAACATTACCTACGTTCTTTTCTAAACCAAGACCAATAGCATCAGTTATAAATTTTGACGCCGATCTATATTCTTCTACTGTCTGTGCGTTGAATTATTCAAAACCAATCATCGATAAAGATACGATTTTAATTTTTGATGAATTTATTGTCCACGATAATTGGGAGCAAGACGAATATAGAGCATTCAATGAATTTTGCTTAAACAACAATTTTACTTACGAGGTTTTGGCAGTTTCTTATTCTACTTATCAAACAGCAGTGAAGATAATAGGTATTTAACTAAGTTGCAACAACAAACCACATTAGAAAACTGGGAGCGTTTAATATAAGTATCCACATATCTTCAGAGGAGTGTATAAATTGGTTTTAAAACGAAAATCAGAATATTTCAAGAGCATTAAAATATTCTGATTTTTTAGAAAAAAGAAACTTGCTATGATTTTGTCTAGAGAGAGGTGAAAGAGCATATTTGAAACCTATGTGAAACGCACACTTCAAAGCCCTTATATCCATTATTATTAGAAGAGTTCTCGCAAACCTTTAATTATGGATTAACAGACTTAAGCAAATTGGATGACTTCAATCAATTAGTTGACTGGAAAAATAGTTCGTTTTATCAAGCAACTAATCAATCATCTAGCGTTATTAGTTAAGTATCAATAATCTCAAAAAGAGTTTTAACAAGGATAGAGTGAGTAATGAAATTACTCAAATTAAAAATTTTTAAAATTAATGGAACCTAGTGATAAAGAGCAAGTAAAAAAGAAAGTGACTGAAGTAAAAACATTCTCAGTACCATTTCCTTTAAAAGAAATTAAAGAAAATACAACTATTACTACGAACAATCCTTTCAAACCTTCTAAAGAACAAATAATTAATCAAGCATTTAAGTTTCACTCAGAAGGAAACATTTCAGAAGCAGTAAAATATTATCAACTTTTTATCAATCAAGGCTTCGAGGATTACAGAGTTTTTTCTAATTATGGAACAATTTTAAAAGATCTTGGTAAATTAAAAGAGGCAGAGTTATCTGCTCGCAAAGCTATTGAACTTAATCCTGATTTCGGAAAAGCATATTCCAATCTGGGAAGCATTTTGAATGATCTTGGCAAATCACAAGAAGCGGAATTATCGACTCGTAAAGCTATTGAACTTAATCCTAATTTTACAGAGGCTCATTCCAATCTAGGTAATGTATTGAGAGATCTTGGCAAATTACAAGAAGCGGAATTATCGACCCGTAAAGCTATTGAACTTAATCCTAATTTTACAGAGGCTCATTTCATTCTAGGTAATGTATTGAGAGATCTTGGTAAATTACAAGAAGCGGAATTATCGACCCGTAAAGCAATTGAACTTAATCCTAATTTTACAGAAGCTCATTCAAATCTTGGTAATATATTAAGTGATCTTGGTAAATTACAAGAAGCGGAATCATCGACTCGTAAAGCTATTAAACTTAATCCTAATTTTGCAGAAGCTCATTCAAATCTTGGTAATATATTGAGAGATCTTGGTAAATTACAAGAAGCTGAATTATCAACTCGTAAAGCTATTAAACTTAATCCTAATTTTGCAGAGGCATATTCCAATCTAGGTAATGTATTAAGAGATCATGGCAACTTACAAGAAGCTGAATTATCAACTCGTAAAGCTATTAAACTCAATCCTAATTTTGCAGAGGCATATTCCAATTTGGGAAACATATTGAGCGATCTTGGTAAATTAAAGGAAGCAGAATTATCCCAAATAAAGGCAATTGAAATCAAACCTAATTTATCAAAAGCATATTACAATCTAGGGACTATACAAAAATATCTTGGGAAATTAGAAGAAGCTGAAATATCACAGCGTAAAGCAATTGAACTGAAACCTGATTTTGCAGAGGCATATTCTAATCTTGCCAATCTTCTTTTACAAAGAATGAAATTTAAAGAGGGTTGGGATTATTATGAATGGAGATGGCAAGTAAATGAGAAGGACAATTATATTGGAGAAAAATTAGTGACATCAAAACCTGAGTGGTCTCTAATCGATAAAGGTAGGGTTTTGCTTTGGGGCGAGCAAGGAATAGGAGATCAAATTCTATTTACATCTTTAATACCTGAATTAGTACAAAAAGTTGATAAATTAATTATTAAAGTTGATAAAAGATTAATTCCTTTATTGCAAAGATCTTTCGATAGGAATATAATTTATTTTGATCAAAATGATTTTGTTAGTGAAGATAAATATGATTTCCAAATTGCAATGGGTTCCCTTCCTAGGTTACTAAGAACTAACAAAGAAAGTTTAGCAAAAAATAATAAGCCATATTTAAAAGTAGATGATAAAAAGTCTCATAATTTTAGAAAGCAATTAAGACATTCACAATTTAAAAAAATTATAGGTATTTCTTGGAAATCAATGTCAAGATTTAATAAAGATAAATCATTATCTCTTGAAGAATTTATTCTCGGAATTTATTCTCCATCATTTTGTTTTGTTAATCTTCAGTATGGTAATACAACTGATGAAATAATTAATTTAAAGAAAAAATATGATATTAATATTATTGAAATAGAAGAAGTTGATACTTTTAACGATATTGATGACCTTGCATCTCTAATAAATGCATGTGATCAAATAGTCAGCATTGAAAATTTAATCTCAGACCTCGCAGGTTCAATTGGTATCAATAGCTTAATTTTACTAAATCATAAAAGTCATTGGAGATCTGGACAAAATAATGATTACTCTTATTGGTTCCCATTGCAAAAGCTATTTAGAAAAAACCACTCTCAGACATGGGATAACGCTTTAAATCAAATCCAGAAAGATTTAATTAACGAAAAAAACAATATTCAAACTTCCATTTAATTCTGGACTAATGACTTCCCGTTGGAGGGGACTAGACAACGGTTGCATTAAATAGGGTCAATAACTATTGAAAGTTAAGAATTTAATGGCAAGATAAGTTATAATCAGGAAAAGTAGTTACCTTACAAAACCAATAGATGTGATGGAGGGGAAAAGATCTAGAGACCAAGCAGAATTTAAAGTAAAAACATTCCCTGTTCCAATTTCGTTAGGAGTAATAAAAGAAAAAAGTAGTAAAAATGATAAGCTAAATCAAGAAGAACTAATTAATCAATCAATTAATATTCATATACAGGGAAACATTAAAGAGGCAACCAAATATTATAAATATTTAATAGATCAAGGAGTCAATGATTACAGGGTTTTCAGTAATTTAGGTAATATATTGAAAGGCCTTGGTAACTTAGATGAAGCAGAATTATATACTCGCAAAGCAATTGAAATTAATCCTAATGAAGCAAGTATATTATTCAATCTAGGAAATATTTTGAAAGATCTTGGTAACTTAGAAGAAGCAGAATTATATACTCTTAAATCTATAAAGATTAAACCTGATTTAGCTAAAGCTCATTTTTGTCTTGGATTAATATCAAATAGACAAGGTGATCCTTACAAAGCAATAGAAGCTTTTAAAAAAACAATAAAATTTTCACCTGATAACTTAGATGCCATATTAAGCCTAGGGTCCACCTTAATAGATATAAGAAAAAATGAAGAAGGGAAAAAATATCTAATGAATATATTAGATATTAAACCTAATAAAGATATAAACAAAGAAAGAATTAATTTACTAAATACTATTCAACAAAAGGCTTTATATAAATTAACCCACTGTCTTTTTCATGAAGGTGATTTTACATCTTCAAGAGAACTTCTTGGAAAATTAACAGTTGATGAATATTATTATAGCTATAATATAGCATGCTTGCTAGGACTTGATACTACTAAGGATTTCTATAATGCCTACAAAATAATATCTGAGAAAAATATATGTAATTCAATAATCGGATCAGTTATTGATCATTCTAATATAATTTATGGTGAAAAAAATAATTCAACCTTTTGCAATGAAGCTATTGATTATATAATGCATAAAAACTTAAATGAAGAAGAATTTCCAACAAATATGTGTGATTCTCTTATCTCATTTCTACATCAAGATAACAACAAAGCAAAAGTTAGGAATGGATTAAATAATATATCTCAAACAAAAGGAAATATCTTTTCATTAGATTATACTTTCATAAAGGACTTAAAGAAATTAATCGAAAATCAAATAAATAATTATAGACATCTTTTTAGAGATAGTAAAGAGGGTTTTATAAAGAATTGGCCTGAAAATTATAGCTTGGGTGGCTGGCTATTAGATACCAAGCCTGGTGGTTTACTAAAGCCTCATATGCATGAAGGAGCATGGCTAAGTGGCTCATTTTATTTAAAAGTTCCAAAGAAAAACAATGACGAAGGTAATATTGTCTTCAGTCCTAAAGGTCCACTTTATCCTGACAAAGGAAAGCTTTTCCCTGAGAAAGTATTAACAATAAAATCAAGAGATATATGTATTTTTCCCTCTTCATTATTTCATTATACTATCCCTTTTAAAAGCTCAGAAGAGAGAATTTGTTTTGTTTTTGACATTATGCCATTTTGAATAATAGATATTTCTCACTAAAGTATTGGATGTATAATCAGAATTCAATCCAACCAGTTAAGTTATTAAAAAAACACAATTTAAAAACCTGGAATGGGCTATTAAAATCTATAAAGAAAAATTAAACCTTCTAAATAAATGACCAATCCATTTATGGGAATAGTCTCAGATATAAAATTGATAGCGATGGATTTTGATGGAGTACTTTCTGATGGAGGAATTTATATTGATTCGAAAGGCAATGAGATGAAAAGATTTGATGTAAAGGATGGTATGGGAATAAAACTACTTCAAGCAAATGGCTTCCATATTGCTTTAATTTCAGGATCTAAAAGTAATACTATACACGAACGGGCTAATTCATTGAAAATTGATATTGTTCTGAAAGGGGTGGAAAATAAACTGTTTGCGATAAATAAAGTTCAGAAAGAATTAAATATAATTCCACAACAAACTATTTTTCTAGGTGATGATGTAAATGACCTTTTAGTATTACCTGCAGTTAAAATGTTTTTAACTCCTGCTAATGCTCATCCTGCTTGTATCAAAAACGCATACTGGACAGGATCATTAAAGGGTGGAGAAGGATTCATAAGAGAGTTCACTGACTTATTTTTACTAGCACTAAATATAAATCCACTATTACCATTTGAGACATGTAATAATTAGATTAATACATATTTTAGTTCTTATGAATAAATGAAATCTGGTAATTTTAATTTGTAAAGACCTTACTAATTTGAGGATTTTTGAATATTTATAAGTTTATATATTTTTCCCGTATTATTCTAAGAAACTAACTTGGCCTAAAAAAAATAATCAAAATCGATAAAAGAGCTATATCTTAAAGAAAATAGTTTCAAATCAATAGAATAATGCAAAACACTTAAACTTCATAAATAGAGAATTTTTATACTAGATAACAGCTATTTATATAAGGATAAATGCAGTAATTGCTTTTGAAGCATAAACATACTTAGAGAATAATTTTTAGTTCTGCCATAAATTGTGAGAAATTATTTATAACTAAAAAATCCTATTAATTAAAATCAACTTCATGAATTTAACCTTATAATTGCCTTTCATTTGACATACAAACTAAGCCATGGTCGTAAATAATTGATATGAATAGCTATCAATATGAAGAAAAATTATAGATCAAAAACTACATATACCAAAATACACCCTTGTACACACTATAGGAAAAAGATGATGTGATAAATCTATAGCGAGCTATAATGCTAAAAATTAGATCCTGATATAAAATCGATGGATGTGAATAAGATGCAAACACATAAAAAAGAAGGAATATCTAAAGCAAAAACATTCACAATTCCTTTTACTTTACAAGAAATCAAAGATAATAGTATTATTATTACTAGTAGTGAGTCTAAACTCTCTAAAGAAAAAATAATTAAGCAAGCATTTAAATCTCATTCTGAAAATAATATTCCAGAAGCAGTAAAATATTATCAACTGTTTATTAATCAAGGCTTCGAGGATTCCAGGGTTTTCTCAAATTATGGAATTATCTTAAAAGGTTTTGGAAAATTAAAAGAAGCAGAATTATTATACCGAAAAGCAATTAAAATCAACCCTGAATTCTCTGATGCCTATTTGAATTTAGGAGATTTACTTAGAGATATTGGTGAATTAAAAGACGCAGAAATATATACTAATAAAGCGATATCAATCAATCCTAATTTTGCAGATGCTCATTGTAATCTGGGAAGTATCTTAAGAGATGTTGGTAAATCGCATGAAGCTGAAATTGCATATATTAAAGCTATTGAAATTAATCCTAATTTTACAGAGGCTTATTTATATTTAGGAAATATATTAAGAGATCGGGGAAACTTGCAAGAAGCTGAATCATATACTCGCAAAGCTATTGAAATCAGGCCTGATTGTGCTGATGCTCATTGCAATCTGGGAAGCATATTGAAAGATCATGGCAAATTAGAAGATGCGGAAATAGCATGTCTTAAAGCTATTGAACTTGCTCCTGATTTAGCCTTTGCTCATCTAAATCTGGGAAGCATATTTAAAGATCTTGGCAAATTACAAGAAGCAGAATTATCAACACGAAAAGCAATTGAATTAAAACCTGATTTTACTAATGCTCATTTACATCTGGGAAATATATTGAGAGATCTTGGCAAATTACAAGAAGCAGAATTATCAACACGAAAAGCAATTGAATTAAAACCTGATTTTAGTTATGCTCATTTACATCTGGGAAATATATTGAGAGATCTTGGCAAGTTAAAAGAAGCTGAATTATCAACACGAAAAGCAATTGAACTGACACCTAAATCAGCAGATGCTCATTTAAATCTGGGAAATATATTGAGAGATCTTGGCAAAACAGAACAAGCCGAATTGTCATACCGAAATGCAATTAACATTAAACCTGATTTCGCAAATGCATATTCCAATCTTGGAAACATTTTAAGAGAGCTTCGTAAATCACAAGAAGCTGAATTATATACTCGTAAAGCTATTAAACTTGTGCCTGATTTCGCAGAGTTTCATTCCAATCTTGGAAACATATTAAGAGATCTTGGCAACTTAAAAGAAGCGGAAATTTCATATCTTAAAGCTATTGAACTTAATCCTGATTTAGGAATTGCACATAATAACCTTGGAAACATTTTAGGAGAGCTTAGTAAATTACAAGAAGCAGAATTATATACTCGTAAAGCTATTAAACTTATGCCTGATAACGTTAATGCTTATAACAATCTTGGAAACATATTAAGGGATCTTGAAAAACTTGATGATGCAATAAATATATACAAAAAAGCAATAAAATTAAACAATCAATCATCAAGGGCGAAGCTTGGTTTAATTGAAACCAAAGGCCATATCTGCGACTGGAGTGATCTAGATATACAAACCATTTGGCTAAAGAATCTTGGTATTGAAGGATCTTCTACTTCACCATTTGGATTACTTTATTTTGAAGATAATCCATTGAATAATTTAAAAAGAAGTAAAAAATATTTTAAAGAAAATTTTTATCGACCAACTAAAAAAATAAAACATACTAAAAAAAATATAATTCATATAGGTTATTTCTCTGCTGATTTCCGGATGCATCCTGTAATGCAACTAATTGCTCCCTTACTTGAGTTGCATGATAAATCTAGGTTTAAAATATATTTATACTCATTTGTTAAAATAGAAGATGAATATACTGAAAGAGCAAGAAATTCTGGATGCATATTTAGAAACATAAGCGAGTTTAATAATACCGAAGCTATAGCTTTAGCAAGAAGTGACGAAATTGATATTGCTGTAGATCTGATGGGTTATACAAAACACAATAGGTTTAATATATTTTCTTCGAGAGTCGCACCTATTCAAATAAATTATTTGGGATATCCTTCTACTGTTGGTTCTAATATTATTGATTATATTATTGCAGATAAAATTGTAATCCCAGATAATTATGAAAAATTCTACGCAGAAAAGATACTAAGAATGCCAAATTGTTATATATGTAATGATGATAAAATCAAAATAGATAAAAAACTTATTTCTCGAAAAGATTTCAACCTACCTGAGAAAGGATTTATCTTTACTTGCTTTAATAATAATAAAAAAATCACACCCAAAGAGTTTGATATTTGGATGAGATTACTAATTAAAATAAAAGGAAGTGTACTTTGGTTGAAACAGCCAAATAAATTAGCGACTGATAATTTGTATAGAGAAGCAGAGAAAAGAAATGTAGATCCAAAACGTTTAATCTTCGCAAATCCAGTTAAATTTAATTTACATTTAGCAAGACACTCTCTTGGA is a window of Prochlorococcus marinus str. MIT 0917 DNA encoding:
- a CDS encoding tetratricopeptide repeat protein → MIEGKKIQKKEASNVRTFTVPLSSEKIKENILIYSNTSKRPSKEELIKKAFKFHSEGNISEAVKYYQLFINQGFEDYRVFSNYGIILKGFGKLKEAELFTRKAIEINPDFAKAHSNLGNILSDLGKSQEAELSTRKAIELNPNFTEAHSNLGNILRDLGKLQEAELSTRKAIKLNPNFAEAYSNLGNVFRDLGNLQEAELSTRKAIKLNPNFAEAHSNLGNILKVLDKLQEAEESTRKAIELNPNFAEAHSNLGSILKVLGKLQEAEISTRKAIEIKPDLAEAHYNLGNILNTLGKSEEGEKSIVQCLKVNENHLQGRLTLSAMRLHQGDNSLLKHLIQSTQANNPFLNSLKWVSDLSKIPEVFFDRYSFYDAIITQSIKNRPFYEFGVYTGSSFEYLIKTFKKGYGFDTFEGLPENWNHFKKGAFSTQGTIPKINGGTFIAGMFEETLPTFFSKPRPIASVINFDADLYSSTVCALNYSKPIIDKDTILIFDEFIVHDNWEQDEYRAFNEFCLNNNFTYEVLAVSYSTYQTAVKIIGI
- a CDS encoding tetratricopeptide repeat protein, encoding MEPSDKEQVKKKVTEVKTFSVPFPLKEIKENTTITTNNPFKPSKEQIINQAFKFHSEGNISEAVKYYQLFINQGFEDYRVFSNYGTILKDLGKLKEAELSARKAIELNPDFGKAYSNLGSILNDLGKSQEAELSTRKAIELNPNFTEAHSNLGNVLRDLGKLQEAELSTRKAIELNPNFTEAHFILGNVLRDLGKLQEAELSTRKAIELNPNFTEAHSNLGNILSDLGKLQEAESSTRKAIKLNPNFAEAHSNLGNILRDLGKLQEAELSTRKAIKLNPNFAEAYSNLGNVLRDHGNLQEAELSTRKAIKLNPNFAEAYSNLGNILSDLGKLKEAELSQIKAIEIKPNLSKAYYNLGTIQKYLGKLEEAEISQRKAIELKPDFAEAYSNLANLLLQRMKFKEGWDYYEWRWQVNEKDNYIGEKLVTSKPEWSLIDKGRVLLWGEQGIGDQILFTSLIPELVQKVDKLIIKVDKRLIPLLQRSFDRNIIYFDQNDFVSEDKYDFQIAMGSLPRLLRTNKESLAKNNKPYLKVDDKKSHNFRKQLRHSQFKKIIGISWKSMSRFNKDKSLSLEEFILGIYSPSFCFVNLQYGNTTDEIINLKKKYDINIIEIEEVDTFNDIDDLASLINACDQIVSIENLISDLAGSIGINSLILLNHKSHWRSGQNNDYSYWFPLQKLFRKNHSQTWDNALNQIQKDLINEKNNIQTSI
- a CDS encoding tetratricopeptide repeat protein — protein: MEGKRSRDQAEFKVKTFPVPISLGVIKEKSSKNDKLNQEELINQSINIHIQGNIKEATKYYKYLIDQGVNDYRVFSNLGNILKGLGNLDEAELYTRKAIEINPNEASILFNLGNILKDLGNLEEAELYTLKSIKIKPDLAKAHFCLGLISNRQGDPYKAIEAFKKTIKFSPDNLDAILSLGSTLIDIRKNEEGKKYLMNILDIKPNKDINKERINLLNTIQQKALYKLTHCLFHEGDFTSSRELLGKLTVDEYYYSYNIACLLGLDTTKDFYNAYKIISEKNICNSIIGSVIDHSNIIYGEKNNSTFCNEAIDYIMHKNLNEEEFPTNMCDSLISFLHQDNNKAKVRNGLNNISQTKGNIFSLDYTFIKDLKKLIENQINNYRHLFRDSKEGFIKNWPENYSLGGWLLDTKPGGLLKPHMHEGAWLSGSFYLKVPKKNNDEGNIVFSPKGPLYPDKGKLFPEKVLTIKSRDICIFPSSLFHYTIPFKSSEERICFVFDIMPF
- a CDS encoding KdsC family phosphatase gives rise to the protein MTNPFMGIVSDIKLIAMDFDGVLSDGGIYIDSKGNEMKRFDVKDGMGIKLLQANGFHIALISGSKSNTIHERANSLKIDIVLKGVENKLFAINKVQKELNIIPQQTIFLGDDVNDLLVLPAVKMFLTPANAHPACIKNAYWTGSLKGGEGFIREFTDLFLLALNINPLLPFETCNN
- a CDS encoding tetratricopeptide repeat protein, with product MQTHKKEGISKAKTFTIPFTLQEIKDNSIIITSSESKLSKEKIIKQAFKSHSENNIPEAVKYYQLFINQGFEDSRVFSNYGIILKGFGKLKEAELLYRKAIKINPEFSDAYLNLGDLLRDIGELKDAEIYTNKAISINPNFADAHCNLGSILRDVGKSHEAEIAYIKAIEINPNFTEAYLYLGNILRDRGNLQEAESYTRKAIEIRPDCADAHCNLGSILKDHGKLEDAEIACLKAIELAPDLAFAHLNLGSIFKDLGKLQEAELSTRKAIELKPDFTNAHLHLGNILRDLGKLQEAELSTRKAIELKPDFSYAHLHLGNILRDLGKLKEAELSTRKAIELTPKSADAHLNLGNILRDLGKTEQAELSYRNAINIKPDFANAYSNLGNILRELRKSQEAELYTRKAIKLVPDFAEFHSNLGNILRDLGNLKEAEISYLKAIELNPDLGIAHNNLGNILGELSKLQEAELYTRKAIKLMPDNVNAYNNLGNILRDLEKLDDAINIYKKAIKLNNQSSRAKLGLIETKGHICDWSDLDIQTIWLKNLGIEGSSTSPFGLLYFEDNPLNNLKRSKKYFKENFYRPTKKIKHTKKNIIHIGYFSADFRMHPVMQLIAPLLELHDKSRFKIYLYSFVKIEDEYTERARNSGCIFRNISEFNNTEAIALARSDEIDIAVDLMGYTKHNRFNIFSSRVAPIQINYLGYPSTVGSNIIDYIIADKIVIPDNYEKFYAEKILRMPNCYICNDDKIKIDKKLISRKDFNLPEKGFIFTCFNNNKKITPKEFDIWMRLLIKIKGSVLWLKQPNKLATDNLYREAEKRNVDPKRLIFANPVKFNLHLARHSLGDLGLDTFNFNGHKTTFDALSAGLPVLTKIGENFVARVSSSLLNSIGLPELITYNENEYEETALRLANNSDELFKLKSKLSKLMKEPTHFSSKLYTQDLETIYHNLVRKSF